The following proteins come from a genomic window of Halomarina ordinaria:
- a CDS encoding site-2 protease family protein — protein sequence MRSFRIGSAFGIPIKLDLTFLLVLPLFAYIIGTQVGLWVDTLNGVLGADIALDGLSQGLTPYVLGTFAAVGLFASVLLHELGHSLVARRFGFPIASITLWLFGGIAQLSEMPEDWKQELYIALAGPAVSVALGALFYAVFAVLPGGEPVLGAVLFVVGYLAITNVALAAFNLLPGFPMDGGRVLRALLARTRPYARATQIAAEVGKVFAIVLGLLGLFGGFNIFLVGVAFFIYIGAASEAQQTVMKAAFEGVTVRDIMTPRERLHVIDARDSVATLLDRMFSERHTGYPVMRDGRVVGLVTLEDAKAVKEVERDAYRVEEVMSTDLVTIGPDADAMEALSRMQQSSVGRLPVMDGESLVGLVSRTDLMTALTIIRSSGSLDARRPRNARAADGGRGGDGERPGVPDDSR from the coding sequence ATGCGAAGCTTCCGTATCGGGAGCGCCTTCGGGATTCCCATCAAGCTCGACCTGACGTTCCTGCTCGTGTTGCCGCTGTTCGCCTACATCATCGGCACGCAGGTGGGACTCTGGGTCGACACGCTCAACGGCGTCCTCGGCGCCGACATCGCGCTCGACGGTCTGTCGCAGGGGTTGACGCCGTACGTGCTCGGCACGTTCGCGGCCGTCGGTCTGTTCGCGAGCGTCCTCCTGCACGAACTCGGCCACTCGCTGGTCGCGCGTCGGTTCGGCTTCCCCATCGCCTCCATCACGCTGTGGCTGTTCGGCGGTATCGCGCAGTTGAGCGAGATGCCCGAGGACTGGAAACAGGAGCTCTACATCGCCCTCGCCGGCCCCGCGGTGAGCGTCGCGCTCGGCGCGCTGTTCTACGCCGTCTTCGCCGTCCTGCCCGGCGGGGAACCGGTCCTCGGCGCGGTGCTGTTCGTCGTCGGCTACCTCGCCATCACGAACGTCGCGCTCGCGGCGTTCAACCTCCTGCCGGGGTTCCCCATGGACGGCGGGCGCGTCCTGCGGGCGCTGCTCGCGCGCACCCGGCCGTACGCCCGGGCGACCCAGATCGCGGCGGAGGTGGGGAAGGTGTTCGCCATCGTCCTCGGCCTGCTGGGGCTGTTCGGCGGGTTCAACATCTTCCTCGTCGGCGTCGCCTTCTTCATCTACATCGGGGCCGCCTCCGAGGCCCAGCAGACGGTGATGAAGGCCGCCTTCGAGGGGGTGACCGTCCGCGACATCATGACGCCGCGCGAGCGCCTCCACGTCATCGACGCGCGCGACAGCGTCGCCACCCTCCTCGACCGGATGTTCAGCGAGCGCCACACCGGGTACCCCGTCATGCGCGACGGACGGGTGGTGGGGCTCGTCACCCTTGAGGACGCGAAGGCGGTGAAGGAGGTCGAACGCGACGCCTACCGCGTCGAGGAGGTGATGTCGACGGACCTCGTCACCATCGGGCCCGACGCCGACGCGATGGAGGCGCTCTCGCGCATGCAACAGTCGAGCGTCGGTCGCCTGCCCGTCATGGACGGTGAGTCGCTCGTCGGCCTCGTCTCGCGGACGGACCTCATGACCGCCCTCACCATCATCCGCTCCAGCGGGTCGCTCGACGCGCGCCGACCGCGGAACGCGCGGGCGGCTGACGGCGGCCGGGGCGGGGACGGGGAGCGACCGGGGGTCCCGGACGACTCGCGCTGA
- a CDS encoding cupin domain-containing protein, which yields MTDPFVRRAAEVEYDPVDAAEGLSKGVLVGSDDGAPNLAIRRFTLAPGAEVPRHTNEIEHEQYVLAGEYVVGLDDEEVTVRAGDSLFIPAGTVHWYRNDGEAEGAFVCAVPTGDDTIEVVEE from the coding sequence ATGACAGACCCGTTCGTCCGTCGCGCGGCCGAGGTGGAGTACGACCCCGTCGACGCCGCCGAGGGCCTCTCGAAGGGCGTCCTCGTCGGGAGCGACGACGGCGCGCCGAACCTCGCCATCCGGCGCTTCACCCTCGCGCCCGGTGCCGAGGTCCCCAGACACACCAACGAGATAGAGCACGAACAGTACGTCCTCGCGGGCGAGTACGTCGTCGGCCTCGACGACGAGGAGGTCACCGTGCGCGCCGGCGACTCGCTGTTCATCCCCGCCGGGACCGTCCACTGGTACCGCAACGACGGCGAGGCGGAGGGGGCGTTCGTCTGCGCCGTCCCGACGGGCGACGACACCATCGAGGTCGTCGAGGAGTAG